The proteins below come from a single Solea senegalensis isolate Sse05_10M linkage group LG2, IFAPA_SoseM_1, whole genome shotgun sequence genomic window:
- the LOC122765148 gene encoding zona pellucida-like domain-containing protein 1: MKILILLFTLIVKSSQLSQSECGSEWRRPQLTDISVECGTSSINLAVVICPVAYTGYNETRLILNDMWDSNCRATLDESVSPPVARFNFPLNMTNACGSIFRTTSATGTGIFSDFSNIQTVNVSGIIRSSDPTTGMVTYNAELKYYYSCAYPLEYLINNTQIDVSSSSIAIKDNNGSFISTLSLSLYSDEAYTQPMTIPEEGIELRTEVYVEVKATNLTAQYHVLLDQCYASVSPLPSNSSNFNLIVPCSKDSFTTVYENGESQKARFSFPAFRFIEQQDLMMSTYYLHCITRLCEKSTCSTFKQCQETRRKRDTVDALAEDMSETYTLTSQEIVTQAEPVDSKEQLVAYKNADSTVGLGVAVGVLAVACVIAFGVAAVFYKKLRY, from the coding sequence atgaaGATCCTTATACTTTTATTCACCTTGATAGTTAAAAGTAGTCAGTTATCACAGTCAGAGTGTGGATCAGAGTGGAGGCGACCACAGCTCACTGATATCTCAGTAGAGTGTGGTACTTCGTCCATTAATCTGGCGGTTGTCATTTGCCCAGTCGCCTACACTGGCTACAACGAGACTCGACTGATCCTGAACGACATGTGGGACTCGAACTGCCGAGCGACCCTAGACGAATCCGTGAGTCCACCTGTCGCTCGCTTCAACTTCCCCTTGAATATGACCAACGCCTGTGGAAGCATATTCCGGACCACCAGCGCTACAGGAACAGGCATCTTCTCCGACTTTTCCAACATCCAGACGGTCAACGTCAGTGGCATAATTCGGTCCAGTGATCCCACTACAGGCATGGTCACTTACAATGCCGAGCTGAAGTACTACTACTCCTGCGCCTATCCCTTAGAGTATCTGATCAACAACACCCAGATTGATGTGTCGTCTTCCTCCATTGCCATCAAGGACAACAATGGGAGTTTCATCAGCACGCTGAGCCTATCGCTGTACAGTGATGAAGCATACACACAACCCATGACCATTCCAGAAGAGGGGATCGAATTGAGAACTGAGGTCTACGTTGAGGTCAAGGCCACCAACTTGACGGCCCAGTACCACGTGTTACTCGACCAGTGCTATGCCTCCGTCTCGCCGCTGCCTTCCAACTCGAGCAACTTCAACCTGATCGTCCCCTGCTCTAAGGACAGCTTCACCACCGTCTACGAGAACGGCGAAAGCCAAAAAGCCCGCTTCTCCTTCCCCGCCTTCCGCTTCATCGAGCAGCAGGACCTGATGATGTCCACCTACTACCTGCACTGCATCACCCGGCTGTGCGAGAAGAGCACCTGCAGCACGTTCAAGCAATGCCAGGAGACGAGGAGGAAAAGGGACACCGTGGACGCGCTGGCAGAGGACATGAGCGAAACGTACACCCTCACTTCCCAGGAGATCGTCACTCAAGCCGAGCCCGTTGACTCCAAAGAGCAGCTTGTTGCGTATAAAAACGCTGACTCTACTGTTGGTCTTGGCGTGGCTGTCGGCGTGCTGGCCGTCGCTTGTGTCATCGCCTTTGGCGTCGCAgcagtgttttacaaaaagCTCAGATACTAA